One Fundulus heteroclitus isolate FHET01 chromosome 1, MU-UCD_Fhet_4.1, whole genome shotgun sequence genomic window carries:
- the zgc:103759 gene encoding U8 snoRNA-decapping enzyme isoform X1, translating into MVAFKANALVVVCCRCCSATGILTVLSCGVDFSWLIGWLQSGLLAQHIKKGKQMASGQLSRDEALECSHSRHACHVMLYSDTASQLFGRIPIRHVVLMQMRFDGLLGFPGGLVEPSEETLEEGLTRELLEELGVAVPVSIEDHVASSFAPSRPGSSSRLMLHFYVKKMEEEGILEVEKAAASTAVDHGLEVLGMVRVPLYTTKSDGGLPFFLSHSFIGNARSQLVDSLLRLHLVSPQELRHALRSSQRKHSEAARDLRAALELTEAPRR; encoded by the exons ATGGTAGCTTTCAAAGCCAACGCATTAGTAGTAGTCTGCTGCAGATGTTGCAGTGCCACAGGCATCCTGACTGTCCTTTCCTGTGGCGT AGATTTCTCCTGGCTTATCGGCTGGTTGCAGTCAGGACTCTTGGCTCAGCACATAAAGAAGGGAAAACAG ATGGCGAGTGGACAGCTGTCGAGGGACGAAGCGCTGGAATGCTCTCACAGCAGGCATGCATGCCACGTGATGCTCTACTCTGATACGGCATCTCAGCTGTTTGGCAGGATTCCCATCAGGCACGTTGTACTG ATGCAGATGCGCTTCGACGGTCTGCTGGGCTTCCCTGGCGG TTTGGTTGAGCCCTCGGAGGAGACCCTGGAGGAGGGACTTACCAGGGAATTGTTGGAGGAGCTGGGTGTAGCCGTGCCAGTTTCCATAGAAGACCACGTGGCGTCTTCCTTTGCCCCTTCTCGTCCAGGCTCCTCCTCCCGCTTGATGCTTCACTTTTAcgtgaagaagatggaggaggaggggatTCTAGAGGTCGAGAAAGCAGCCGCGTCCACCGCGGTCGATCACGGTCTCGAG gTGCTGGGAATGGTCCGAGTCCCTCTTTACACCACTAAATCCGACGGAGGCCTCCCCTTCTTCCTGTCGCACTCGTTCATAGGCAACGCTCGCTCCCAGCTGGTGGACTCCCTGCTGCGCCTCCACCTGGTGTCCCCTCAGGAGCTGCGGCATGCTCTCAGGAGCTCCCAGAGGAAGCACTCTGAGGCCGCGCGGGACCTGCGCGCGGCTCTGGAGCTGACAGAGGCGCCGAGAAGATGA
- the zgc:103759 gene encoding U8 snoRNA-decapping enzyme isoform X2, with product MASGQLSRDEALECSHSRHACHVMLYSDTASQLFGRIPIRHVVLMQMRFDGLLGFPGGLVEPSEETLEEGLTRELLEELGVAVPVSIEDHVASSFAPSRPGSSSRLMLHFYVKKMEEEGILEVEKAAASTAVDHGLEVLGMVRVPLYTTKSDGGLPFFLSHSFIGNARSQLVDSLLRLHLVSPQELRHALRSSQRKHSEAARDLRAALELTEAPRR from the exons ATGGCGAGTGGACAGCTGTCGAGGGACGAAGCGCTGGAATGCTCTCACAGCAGGCATGCATGCCACGTGATGCTCTACTCTGATACGGCATCTCAGCTGTTTGGCAGGATTCCCATCAGGCACGTTGTACTG ATGCAGATGCGCTTCGACGGTCTGCTGGGCTTCCCTGGCGG TTTGGTTGAGCCCTCGGAGGAGACCCTGGAGGAGGGACTTACCAGGGAATTGTTGGAGGAGCTGGGTGTAGCCGTGCCAGTTTCCATAGAAGACCACGTGGCGTCTTCCTTTGCCCCTTCTCGTCCAGGCTCCTCCTCCCGCTTGATGCTTCACTTTTAcgtgaagaagatggaggaggaggggatTCTAGAGGTCGAGAAAGCAGCCGCGTCCACCGCGGTCGATCACGGTCTCGAG gTGCTGGGAATGGTCCGAGTCCCTCTTTACACCACTAAATCCGACGGAGGCCTCCCCTTCTTCCTGTCGCACTCGTTCATAGGCAACGCTCGCTCCCAGCTGGTGGACTCCCTGCTGCGCCTCCACCTGGTGTCCCCTCAGGAGCTGCGGCATGCTCTCAGGAGCTCCCAGAGGAAGCACTCTGAGGCCGCGCGGGACCTGCGCGCGGCTCTGGAGCTGACAGAGGCGCCGAGAAGATGA